Proteins encoded by one window of Carassius auratus strain Wakin chromosome 8, ASM336829v1, whole genome shotgun sequence:
- the LOC113106971 gene encoding B-cell linker protein-like yields MSFFEKFKPSLLHSGPPAPPRRTDNSSDYGWPEGEFDEEDSDTYEAPPCEPPTFKGQPRQGENVYLGYTDRNPNPVIPKRQAALPPRPAKIPPTGKSLKPEPSHDPEDFYIDPNDSKPPEVIRRDKPGKKAPPKRPPMRPPPVPQQDEDVYLDPNEGQDDDDDDTYLEPVAEPPAPRSPARKRLPPKTVGRDPPPPIMKPPVPRAKSSSVLIGDCVNKVLPPEIKRATLPHALNSKPVPPIILHKEPKPSPPPPPSLDSTVLSFGAKSVAQGAGLQDKEWFAGVCERKTAEETVLRVNKDGTFLVRYSSSQNDRQPFTLVVFYRQNVYNVPVRFLEDSQQYVLGKEGKKTEELFSSLQEMISHHMKNPLLLIDRKSQAKHSTLLSHPVKP; encoded by the exons ATG AGTTTCTTTGAGAAGTTTAAACCATCTCTACT ACATAGTGGACCACCAGCTCCACCCAGGAGAACAG ATAACAGTTCTGATTATGGCTGGCCAGAAGGGGAGTTT GATGAGGAAGATAGTGATACGTATGAAGCTCCACCATGTGAACCTCCCACCTTTAAAGGTCAACCGCGCCAAGGAGAGAATGTTTACCtgg GTTATACGGATCGAAATCCAAACCCTGTTATTCCCAAAAGACAGGCAGCACTGCCGCCACGGCCGGCCAAGATCCCCCCGACAGGGAAAAGCTTG AAGCCAGAGCCGTCTCACGACCCAGAAGACTTTTACATCGACCCCAATGACAGCAAAC CTCCTGAGGTAATACGTAGAGATAAACCGGGTAAAAAAGCCCCACCTAAGAGACCCCCGATGAGACCCCCACCGGTTCCTCAGCAAGACGAAG ATGTTTACCTGGACCCAAATGAAGGGCAG gatgatgatgatgatgatacctATCTAGAACCTGTAGCAG AACCTCCTGCTCCCCGAAGCCCGGCCCGTAAGCGACTGCCTCCTAAAACTGTAGGACGAGACCCGCCTCCACCAAT AATGAAGCCTCCGGTTCCCAGAGCCAAATCT AGTTCGGTCTTGATCGGTGACTGTGTGAACAAAG TTCTGCCGCCAGAAATAAAACGTGCCACGCTTCCACACGCACTAAACAGCAAACCAGTTCCTCCCATCATCCTCCACAAAGAGCCCAAACCCAG ccctcctcctcctccatctctGGACAGCACAG TGCTTTCGTTTGGAGCAAAGTCAGTCGCGCAG GGGGCGGGGCTACAGGACAAAGAGTGGTTTGCTGGAGTCTGTGAACGTAAGACTGCGGAGGAAACCGTGCTCAGGGTTAACAAG gacggCACGTTTCTGGTCAGATACAGCAGTTCTCAGAACGACCGTCAGCCCTTCACGCTGGTCGTGTTTTACCGGCAGAACGTGTACAACGTCCCTGTGCGCTTCCTGGAGGATTCACAACAGTACGTGCTCGGAAAAGAGGGCAAGAAGACAGAAGAG ctCTTCAGCAGTTTGCAGGAGATGATTTCTCATCACATGAAGAACCCCCTCCTCCTGATCGATCGTAAGAGTCAAGCTAAACACAGCACTCTCCTCTCACACCCCGTAAAGCCCTAA